A single genomic interval of Cervus elaphus chromosome 19, mCerEla1.1, whole genome shotgun sequence harbors:
- the PIGZ gene encoding GPI mannosyltransferase 4: MEPSLVLCINFRILAGGVWRSVTLQPPKTSLSCGTRIASEVILDSGPVSLQQFDMETAARVLWGSLGLLRLVWCLLPQTGYVHPDEFFQSPEVMAEDVLGVEAARPWEFHPSSACRTVVFPLLTSGSAFWLVRLWEEWGPWPGAVSGYVLLVGPRLLLTTLSFALDLAVYHLAPAWGAERWNALLLLSGSYVTLVFYTRTFSNAIEGLLFAWLLVLVSPGVPRSCTPRKPAPGPRWHGWLLGGLVVAGFFNRPTFLAFALVPLFLWGTCGATDPSFKSLTQQALVLLPGASLTAVAFVAADSWYFSSPSRPSTLVLTPVNFLHYNLDPVNLARHGTHVRLTHLAVNGFLLFGALHAHTLRAAWQQLRAGLRAFAQMGFPRALGAWSPRPSPRSLLLLFYFMPLALLSAFSHQEARFLIPLLVPLVLLCSLQTQLAPYRGTLALFNVLGALFFGCLHQGGLVPGLGHLERVVHAPEPLRVPTHFTLVFTHTYMPPRHLLHLPGLGLSVDVVDMGGAEDGVLCQALNNFTRHPSCQVAGGPWLCRLFVVTPGTTRPAVRKCRFPLRSETLIFPHLTLEDPPALSSLLSSAWRDHLSLHILELGEKPDNVTQKPLPTTALGEGPIPPLSVGWTGTEP; encoded by the exons AGCTGTGGAACCAGAATAGCATCTGAAGTCATTCTAGACTCTGGCCCTGTGTCCCTGCAGCAATTTGATATGGAAACGGCAGCCAGGGTGCTGTGGGGCAGCCTTGGCCTGCTCCGCCTGGTGTGGTGTCTCCTTCCGCAGACAGGCTACGTGCACCCAGATGAGTTCTTCCAGTCTCCCGAGGTCATGGCAG AGGACGTCCTGGGCGTCGAGGCCGCCCGGCCCTGGGAGTTTCACCCCAGCAGTGCCTGCCGCACGGTGGTCTTCCCACTGCTGACCTCTGGCTCTGCCTTCTGGCTCGTCAGGCTCTGGGAAGAGTGGGGGCCATGGCCGGGCGCGGTGAGTGGCTACGTGCTGCTGGTGGGGCCCCGACTCCTCCTCACCACCCTCTCCTTTGCCCTGGACCTGGCCGTGTACCACCTGGCTCCAGCCTGGGGGGCGGAGCGCTGGAATGCCCTGCTCCTGCTGTCGGGTTCCTACGTCACCCTGGTCTTCTACACAAGGACCTTCTCCAATGCCATTGAAGGACTGCTCTTCGCCTGGCTGCTGGTACTGGTGTCCCCTGGGGTGCCCAGGAGCTGCACACCCAGGAAGCCTGCTCCAGGCCCGCGGTGGCATGGCTGGCTTCTTGGGGGCCTCGTGGTGGCTGGCTTCTTCAACCGGCCCACCTTTCTGGCCTTTGCTCTGGTCCCCCTCTTCCTCTGGGGCACTTGCGGAGCCACAGATCCCAGCTTCAAGTCGTTGACCCAGCAAGCCCTGGTGCTGCTCCCGGGGGCAAGCCTCACTGCAGTGGCATTTGTGGCTGCGGACAGCTGGTACTTCTCCAGTCCATCTAGACCCAGCACCCTTGTCCTTACGCCTGTCAACTTCTTGCACTACAACCTGGATCCAGTGAACCTGGCAAGGCATGGCACACACGTGAGGCTCACTCACCTGGCTGTCAACGGCTTCCTGCTCTTTGGGGCGCTGCACGCCCACACCCTGCGGGCCGCGTGGCAGCAGCTGCGGGCTGGCCTGCGGGCCTTCGCCCAGATGGGCTTCCCAAGGGCGCTGGGAGCCTGGAGCCCGCGGCCCAGCCCCAGGTCTCTCCTCCTACTCTTCTACTTCATGCCCCTCGCCCTCCTGTCTGCCTTTAGCCACCAGGAGGCTCGCTTCCTGATTCCCCTCCTGGTGCCCCTTGTCCTGCTCTGTAGTCTGCAGACCCAGCTGGCCCCCTACAGGGGCACCCTGGCCCTCTTCAACGTCCTGGGTGCCCTCTTCTTCGGCTGTCTGCACCAGGGGGGCCTCGTGCCTGGCCTGGGGCACCTGGAGCGGGTGGTTCACGCCCCTGAGCCCTTGCGTGTACCCACCCACTTCACACTCGTCTTCACCCACACCTACATGCCCccccggcatctcctgcatctcccgggCTTGGGCTTGTCAGTGGATGTGGTGGACATGGGCGGGGCTGAGGACGGGGTCCTGTGCCAAGCCCTGAACAACTTCACCAGACACCCATCCTGCCAAGTGGCTGGGGGGCCGTGGCTCTGCCGCCTGTTTGTGGTGACCCCTGGCACCACCAGGCCGGCTGTGAGGAAGTGCCGCTTCCCACTCAGGAGTGAGACGCTCATCTTTCCCCACCTGACCCTGGAGGACCCACCAGCCCTGTCCTCCCTGCTGAGCAGTGCTTGGAGGGACCATCTCAGCCTCCATATCCTGGAGCTGGGAGAGAAGCCTGACAATGTGACACAGAAGCCACTGCCCACGACAGCCCTAGGTGAGGGCCCCATTCCACCTCTAAGTGTTGGCTGGACTGGGACAGAGCCCTga
- the NCBP2AS2 gene encoding protein NCBP2AS2 isoform X1: protein MVLRRLLAALLHSPQLVDRLSESRPIRRAAQLTAFALLQAQLRGQDAARRLRAIAAGPAGSLGRRAARFRDTFTQELRRGLRERPRPPSEVQLIREPGPNLTSPGKP, encoded by the exons ATGGTTCTGCGGCGGCTGCTGGCCGCCCTCCTGCACAGCCCGCAGCTGGTGGACCGTCTCTCAGAGTCTCGGCCCATCAGGCGTGCGGCACAGCTCACCGCCTTTGCGCTGCTTCAGGCCCAGCTACGCGGCCAGGACGCGGCCCGGCGCCTGCGAGCCATCGCGGCTGGGCCCGCTGGTTCCCTGGGCCGCCGCGCTGCCCGTTTCAGAGACACCTTCACTCAGGAGCTACGCCGGGGCCTCCGGGAACGCCCACGGCCACCATCAG AGGTCCAACTCATCAGAGAGCCCGGGCCAAACTTGACATCCCCAGGGAAGCCGTGA
- the NCBP2AS2 gene encoding protein NCBP2AS2 isoform X2: MVLRRLLAALLHSPQLVDRLSESRPIRRAAQLTAFALLQAQLRGQDAARRLRAIAAGPAGSLGRRAARFRDTFTQELRRGLRERPRPPSGSQKGPGANS; this comes from the coding sequence ATGGTTCTGCGGCGGCTGCTGGCCGCCCTCCTGCACAGCCCGCAGCTGGTGGACCGTCTCTCAGAGTCTCGGCCCATCAGGCGTGCGGCACAGCTCACCGCCTTTGCGCTGCTTCAGGCCCAGCTACGCGGCCAGGACGCGGCCCGGCGCCTGCGAGCCATCGCGGCTGGGCCCGCTGGTTCCCTGGGCCGCCGCGCTGCCCGTTTCAGAGACACCTTCACTCAGGAGCTACGCCGGGGCCTCCGGGAACGCCCACGGCCACCATCAGGTAGCCAGAAAGGCCCGGGAGCAAACTCCTAA